GAAAGGCGCTTCCCCACAACTTGTCGGCCAGCGGTTGCTGATTGCCCAAGCTGCTGCCGCGTGAGATAAGGACGACAAACGCCGGCAAGTCGACGTTTTCGCTTCCCAATCCATAGCTGACCCAGGAACCGAGACTTGGCCGACCTGGCTGTTGCGTGCCGGTCTGCAGCAACGTCATCGCCGGATCGTGATTGATCGCTTCGGTATGCAGCGAATGAATAAAGCAGACGTCATCAGCGATCTTGGCCATGTGCGGCACAACCGAACTAAGCCAGGCGCCGCTTTCCCCATATTGGGCGAAAGGGAACTTGCTGGGAGTCAGCGGGAAGGTGGTTTGATCGGCCGTCATCCCGGTCAGTCGCTGTCCGTCGCGAATCGACGCCGGCAGTTCTTCTCCCTGACGCTCGGTCAGCAACGGCTTGTAGTCGAACAAATCGTGCTGGGATGGCGCGCCCGACTGACAGAGATAAATCACTCGCTTCGCTTTGGCGGCCGATTGTCGCGCCGCGGCTTGCAGCGGCGTTTCCCCCATCGAAACGAGCGCGGCCGCGCCGAGCGCCGAACCGGCCTGGCCGAAAAACATTCGGCGGCTGAGCAAGTGGGCGAGTTGTCGTTGCGGGTCGTGCATTGGTTTAGTTGGCGTGAATCGCCTCGTCCAGATTCATGATCGTACTAACCACCATCGTCATCGCAGCCCGCGGAATCACCGGCAAGTCAGCCACCGGCGATTCGCCGACGGACAGCAGCTCGGTCGCTGCCGATGCGTGAGCTTGATAGTGCGCCAACTGCGTCTGATAGAGCTGTTGCAGCAGCGGCAATTCGTCCTTGGTCGGTCGGCGTGAAATCACGTCGACAAACGCGCCGACGATTTGCTGATCAACATCTTCGCTCGCTTGCATCACCTTCGCAGCCAACACCCGGGCGGCTTCGACAAACGTCGGATCATTCATCAGCACCAGCGCCTGTTGCGGCGTGTTGGTCTGACTGCGAGTCAGCGTGCAGAACTCGCGATTCGGCGCGTCAAACGCCGACAGATTCGGCGGCGGCGAAGATCGCTTCCAGAAAGTGTAGAGACTGCGGCGATACAATCGATCCCCATGATCTTGGGCGTAGCGCTGCGCGGTAAAGTCGCGACCGTACGAGATCGCTTCCCACAGACCAGGCGGCTGATAGGGACGAACGCTCGGTCCTCCCAATTGCTCGTTTAACAGGCCGCTCGACGCCAGCGCGGCGTCACGCAGTTGTTCGGCGGTCAGTCGCATTCGCGGACCGCGGGCGAGCCATTGATTCGTCGGATCAGCCTGCCATTTGGCGGAACTGACCGCACTCGTCTGTCGATAAGTTGCAGACATCACGATCTGCTTCAGCAGCCGTTTAACATCCCAACCGTTATCACGAAAATCGGCGGCCAGATAGTCGAGCAATTCGGGATGCGTCGGCGGTTGGCTCCGCAGGCCAAAGTCTTCCGGCGTAGAGACCAGCGGCAAGCCGAACAACCGTTGCCAATACCGATTCACCGCAACGCGAGCCGTCAACGGCTGACGCTTATCCACTAACCAGTTCGCCAAAGCCAAGCGATCTGGCGTCTCGTCGGTCGAAAGGGGAGGCAAACAAGTCAGGACGTCTGCAGTGACTCGTTCTCCCGGCAGATCGTAGCGACCACGTTGCAAAACATGCGTCGGCCGGCGATCTGCGCGCTCGCGCATCACCATGGTTTCAGGAAAGCTCTCGATCAAGCGTCGGCGCTGGCGAGCCAACGATTCGTGCTGTTCGACTTGATCGGCGTACTTCAGGTCTGATTTGCGCAAGTAGTAGTCGAGCAGCGTCACCTGCTCGGCCTTGCTACGCTGGTCAGACGGTTTGGCCAAGATCTCGCCGATCGGATCTCCCCCGCCGAGACGCTTCGCTTCGAGTCGATCGAGCGCCCGAGCGTAGATCCGCACGTCATCCAACAAGCCCCGAAAACCATCAGACGCGCCGGCTCGTGCGATTTGCAGGCCAGAAACGTCGGGACGCTCGTCGGCGACTTCCATCGAATCGACCAACTTGCTGGGAGTAAGCGGCAGCGCAGCGCCGTCACGAAAGATCGTAACGCTCTTGCCGTCGACCACCAGAGTCACTTGCTGCCATTGGTTCTTCGCGGCGACCTCCGCCGTGTGAAGACGGCGCTCTCTTGTTTCGTAAACCAACGCGCCGTGATCGAGCGAAAGCGTAAAGTCGGGGGACGCCACCAAAATGGTTCGGCTTGAAGTGGTGGGATAGATCCAGAGCCCAATCGAGAACGCATCCCCCAGGAGGATCGGCTTGCTGGGCGTGATCAATGTTCGACCGTCGCACAGCAGCGATTGATCCAACTTGCCCGCCAAAAAGAGCGCTTCCTCGTCATTCTCGCGTTGGATGCGCACCGAGTCATCAGCGCCATCCAAGGAGAAGCGGGCCAGGCTATCCGCTGGTGGTTGCGCAGCGGCGGCGCCTTGTTCGGCCGAAGTTTCCCAAGCGGCCAACGCCGCAGTCGACCGGTCGCGCGTATCCGCTAAGACGGCGTCGAGAGCGCCGATCTGCGCATCCAACTGCGCCAACTGCTGACGCTGCGCCCGCGTCGGACTGATCAACAACGGCGCGGCGTTGCCGCGGCGACCGTCGAGCCCCAGATCGTCAACATTGTTAAAGAAAGCGTAAAGCTGATAGTAGTCGCGCTGCGAAATCGGATCGTACTTGTGATCATGACACTCGGCGCAGGCGAGCGTCAGCCCCAACCAGACAGTCGCGGTCGTGTTGGTTCGATCGGCCGCGTAAAAGTGCAGGTACTCTGCCGGGATGGCGCCCATCTCGTCGTTGATCGGATGATTGCGATTGAATCCAGTCGCCGTAATCTGATCGACGCTGGCGCTGGGCAGCAGATCGCCGGCAAGCTGTTCGATCGTGAACTGATCAAACGGCATGTTGGCGTTATAGGCGTCGATCACCCAATCGCGCCAGCGCCACATGCTGCGGTAACTATCGATGTTGAATCCATGCGTATCGGCGTAACGCGCCAAGTCGAGCC
The nucleotide sequence above comes from Blastopirellula sp. J2-11. Encoded proteins:
- a CDS encoding DUF1553 domain-containing protein, which encodes MKLSLFQLAFVALSACGTNYVLADSPADVRADFSTQVLPILTQHCFACHGPDAKQRQADLRLDQPAQLFQRRKDQPAIVQPGDAAGSELYRRLVSSEPDVQMPPPEHGGPLSLDEITTIKRWIDTGAQWRGHWAFQPIAKPPLPAAYPGWSDQPIDRLVAKTWLEHDLAPAVPADREMLLRRVSFALTGLPPTAEEIARFLADDQPDAYERVVDRLLASPHYGEQMARHWLDLARYADTHGFNIDSYRSMWRWRDWVIDAYNANMPFDQFTIEQLAGDLLPSASVDQITATGFNRNHPINDEMGAIPAEYLHFYAADRTNTTATVWLGLTLACAECHDHKYDPISQRDYYQLYAFFNNVDDLGLDGRRGNAAPLLISPTRAQRQQLAQLDAQIGALDAVLADTRDRSTAALAAWETSAEQGAAAAQPPADSLARFSLDGADDSVRIQRENDEEALFLAGKLDQSLLCDGRTLITPSKPILLGDAFSIGLWIYPTTSSRTILVASPDFTLSLDHGALVYETRERRLHTAEVAAKNQWQQVTLVVDGKSVTIFRDGAALPLTPSKLVDSMEVADERPDVSGLQIARAGASDGFRGLLDDVRIYARALDRLEAKRLGGGDPIGEILAKPSDQRSKAEQVTLLDYYLRKSDLKYADQVEQHESLARQRRRLIESFPETMVMRERADRRPTHVLQRGRYDLPGERVTADVLTCLPPLSTDETPDRLALANWLVDKRQPLTARVAVNRYWQRLFGLPLVSTPEDFGLRSQPPTHPELLDYLAADFRDNGWDVKRLLKQIVMSATYRQTSAVSSAKWQADPTNQWLARGPRMRLTAEQLRDAALASSGLLNEQLGGPSVRPYQPPGLWEAISYGRDFTAQRYAQDHGDRLYRRSLYTFWKRSSPPPNLSAFDAPNREFCTLTRSQTNTPQQALVLMNDPTFVEAARVLAAKVMQASEDVDQQIVGAFVDVISRRPTKDELPLLQQLYQTQLAHYQAHASAATELLSVGESPVADLPVIPRAAMTMVVSTIMNLDEAIHAN